In the genome of Montipora foliosa isolate CH-2021 chromosome 3, ASM3666993v2, whole genome shotgun sequence, one region contains:
- the LOC137996261 gene encoding hatching enzyme-like yields MKKRWLCHYHYLSTSRSGNHNVESVIKNFQLFTGLEVTGKLDQPTIRMMMTPRCGNPDDVAGVGRVRRFKTGSKWGKKRLTYFIEYGRDLPRLKQESIFRRALQYWADVSALSFFKTNNVYGADIQISFGSRTHDSVRGEKTCHYPFDGPGKVLAHAFFPSDGRAHFDEDEMFTDQISRGTNLLWVATHEFGHALGIEHSDVRDSIMYPYYTGYVPNMRLHSADIEAIRSLYGNIIHTGSSRCLSAFMKSL; encoded by the exons ATGAAGAAACGATGGCTTTG CCATTATCATTACCTATCGACATCGAGATCAGGCAATCACAATGTGGAATCAGTAATCAAGAATTTCCAGCTCTTTACTGGTCTTGAGGTCACAGGGAAGCTGGACCAACCTACTATCCGAATGATGATGACACCTCGCTGTGGAAACCCGGATGATGTGGCAGGAGTTGGCCGAGTCCGCCGATTCAAAACAG GTAGCAAGTGGGGAAAAAAGAGGTTGACTTACTTCATTGAATATGGCAGAGACCTTCCAAGATTGAAACAAGAATCCATTTTTAGAAGAGCCTTGCAATACTGGGCCGATGTATCAGCGTTGTCCTTTTTCAAGACAAACAATGTCTATGGGGCTGATATCCAAATAAG ctTTGGCTCCAGGACACATGATAGCGTACGAGGCGAGAAAACCTGCCATTACCCTTTTGACGGCCCCGGAAAAGTTTTGGCGCACGCTTTCTTTCCGTCAGATGGACGCGCCCATTTTGATGAGGATGAAATGTTCACTGATCAGATCTCAAGGGGAACCAATCTATTGTGGGTTGCCACTCATGAGTTCGGTCATGCACTTGGTATTGAGCATTCGGACGTTCGTGATTCTATTATGTATCCCTATTACACTGGATACGTGCCAAACATGCGGCTTCACTCAGCTGATATAGAAGCCATCCGCTCTCTCTACGGTAATATAATACATACAGGCAGCTCCCGCTGTCTAAGTGCTTTCATGAAGTCTCTTTAA
- the LOC137998086 gene encoding chymotrypsin-like elastase family member 1, with protein sequence MRNSCYFIVAILLKLWFVPLDATTECGKRPPLPRVIGGTDAFPHSWPWQAEIQEYRITKGESGEWGHKCGASLIHKEWIVTAAHCLSTNPNPRIYRIVLGVHNRSQMESTQQYFDLSQLYIHKRFQTYTGYGHDIALIRLSRPAVLNKAVGLVCLPGQNQRIAVDKLCYLTGWGRIEPRGSKARTLQQVEIPIVSYENCSQGNSFFQPVDDGSMVCAGFGGTSKVSGCNGDSGGPLVCLEDGKFVLRGAVSWGIPDCPAGKTFSVFVRISSFVNWIEDHVKNSNMY encoded by the exons ATGAGGAATTCATGTTACTTTATTGTTGCGATTTTGCTTAAGCTATGGTTTGTACCCTTGGACGCAACGACAG AATGCGGAAAGAGGCCTCCTTTGCCGAGGGTGATCGGCGGTACAGATGCATTTCCTCATTCGTGGCCTTGGCAAGCAGAGATTCAGGAATATCGGATAACGAAGGGGGAAAGTGGTGAATGGGGTCACAAGTGCGGAGCGTCCTTGATTCATAAAGAGTGGATCGTCACTGCTGCCCATTGTCTGTCAACTAATCCAAACCCGAGAATTTATAGGATCGTTCTAG GCGTTCACAATCGTTCTCAAATGGAATCTACACAGCAGTATTTTGATTTATCACAACTCTACATACACAAAAGGTTTCAGACATACACTGGCTACGGTCACGACATTGCACTTATCAGACTATCCAGGCCTGCAGTGCTTAATAAAGCGGTCGGACTTGTATGCCTTCCAGGGCAAAATCAGAGGATAGCAGTGGACAAATTGTGTTACCTTACAG GTTGGGGACGTATTGAGCCCCGCGGGTCCAAAGCAAGAACACTTCAACAAGTCGAGATACCAATCGTTAGTTATGAAAATTGTTCACAAGGAAATTCATTTTTCCAACCCGTGGATGATGGATCGATGGTTTGCGCAGGTTTTGGTGGCACGAGTAAAGTCAGCGGTTGTAATGGTGACAGCGGAGGACCTCTTGTTTGTCTAGAAGATGGAAAATTTGTCCTGAGAGGTGCAGTGAGCTGGGGGATACCAGATTGTCCTGCAGGAAAAACCTTCTCGGTTTTTGTTCGAATAAGTTCTTTTGTCAACTGGATTGAAGATCATGTAAAGAACAGCAACATGTATTAG